Proteins from a genomic interval of Treponema brennaborense DSM 12168:
- a CDS encoding SAM-dependent methyltransferase, whose amino-acid sequence MAANSYEKPDYWSRKAFSEGYPARSVYKLKEIDEKFGMIRKNYRVLDLGASPGSWTVFVLRALDGSGHVTSVDLNPLAKNVKGENLTFIQGDLYDADVRRQAMELGPYDLVVCDAAPPTTGNRVVDTARSTGLVELAVYYAQTMLKAGGNFAVKVFQGGDQQALLKTMRGMFSSAKGFKPEACRSESFETYLVGLGKK is encoded by the coding sequence ATGGCAGCAAACAGTTATGAAAAACCCGATTATTGGTCCCGTAAAGCTTTTTCGGAAGGATATCCGGCTCGATCCGTATATAAACTGAAAGAAATAGATGAAAAATTCGGGATGATACGGAAAAATTACCGCGTTCTCGACCTCGGCGCGTCTCCCGGCAGCTGGACTGTTTTCGTTTTGCGGGCACTCGACGGCTCCGGGCACGTAACGTCCGTCGATCTGAATCCGCTTGCAAAAAACGTCAAAGGTGAAAACCTGACGTTCATACAAGGCGATTTGTACGATGCGGACGTGCGCCGTCAGGCGATGGAGCTCGGTCCGTACGATCTGGTCGTCTGCGACGCGGCTCCGCCGACGACGGGAAACCGCGTAGTGGATACCGCCCGTTCAACGGGACTGGTGGAATTGGCGGTGTATTACGCGCAGACGATGCTCAAAGCCGGCGGTAATTTTGCAGTGAAAGTCTTTCAGGGCGGCGATCAGCAGGCTCTGTTGAAAACAATGCGCGGCATGTTTTCTTCGGCAAAAGGTTTTAAGCCGGAAGCGTGTCGTTCCGAGTCGTTTGAAACGTATCTGGTAGGGCTCGGTAAAAAATAG
- a CDS encoding helix-turn-helix domain-containing protein: MTSTQNKRVPYRFGEKLRAVRERKGYTLKVVAQRAGVSESLVSQIERNKVSPAIDTLLMLADVLDINLEFLFEEYRRNRPVQVIRANERRTVEEAEVIYEELAKPTESDGKHALESYLIRIPANGKTHRGSYGHMGRELGFIIEGKAQLQYESHAYDLEQGDSVSFSASSPHTLINIGDSPLKAFWVVTPPQRFA, from the coding sequence ATGACATCTACGCAAAATAAACGGGTTCCCTACCGTTTCGGTGAAAAACTTCGGGCAGTGCGGGAGCGCAAAGGATATACGCTGAAAGTAGTCGCGCAGCGCGCGGGTGTGAGCGAAAGTCTGGTATCGCAGATCGAGCGGAACAAAGTTTCACCGGCAATCGACACGCTGCTGATGCTGGCGGACGTACTGGATATCAACCTTGAATTCCTGTTTGAAGAATACCGCCGGAATCGCCCGGTACAGGTGATTCGTGCAAACGAACGGCGCACTGTAGAAGAGGCCGAAGTAATATACGAAGAATTGGCAAAACCGACGGAAAGCGACGGCAAACACGCCCTTGAATCGTATCTGATACGGATTCCGGCGAACGGCAAAACTCACCGCGGTTCCTACGGACACATGGGACGGGAATTGGGCTTTATAATAGAAGGAAAAGCCCAACTTCAATACGAATCGCACGCGTACGACTTGGAACAGGGCGACAGCGTTTCATTTTCGGCATCGTCGCCGCACACATTGATAAATATCGGGGACTCACCGCTTAAAGCGTTCTGGGTCGTAACGCCGCCGCAGCGATTTGCATAA
- a CDS encoding protein-glutamate methylesterase/protein-glutamine glutaminase, with the protein MNSAEIGVLIVDDSALMRNLISRIVENTPGLSVVGKAMNGQFALEKIPSCQPDVIVLDIEMPVMTGLEFLKERKKRGIDIPVIMLSSLTTEGAAVTMQCLELGASDFLTKPGGSVSGDLSAVAARLVELLSSYGGQYARLKKNKYIPVYKHFVDPAALSAVARSGSFTAQPVSEAVPEPSAAFQTPIEVPQHKQPAVVQPLRESGRIEVIAIGISTGGPNALREVFRAIDPGLCQPVLVVQHMPAGFTEEFANSLNHICPLEVKEAHDGDLLKPGRILIAPGNYHMFVEHKSLAQVVRLSDAEQRNGHRPSVDVLFESVAAVYQNRALGVIMTGMGRDGAAQLAEMRRQGARTLGQDEKTSVVYGMPKVAWELGGVQKQVPLQDMAGEISTLAKEYC; encoded by the coding sequence ATGAATTCAGCTGAAATTGGTGTGCTGATCGTCGACGATTCGGCGCTCATGCGGAATTTGATTTCCAGAATCGTAGAAAATACTCCGGGCTTATCAGTCGTCGGCAAGGCGATGAACGGTCAATTCGCATTGGAGAAAATTCCGTCGTGCCAGCCGGACGTTATCGTCCTTGATATTGAAATGCCGGTTATGACCGGATTGGAGTTTTTGAAAGAACGGAAAAAGCGGGGAATCGATATCCCCGTCATTATGCTGTCAAGCTTAACGACAGAAGGCGCGGCGGTAACGATGCAGTGCCTGGAACTGGGCGCAAGCGACTTTCTGACCAAACCGGGCGGTTCGGTCAGCGGCGACCTGAGCGCCGTTGCGGCGCGGCTGGTGGAACTGCTTTCATCGTACGGCGGACAATACGCCCGTCTCAAGAAAAACAAATATATTCCCGTATACAAGCATTTCGTTGATCCCGCCGCGCTTTCCGCAGTTGCCCGATCCGGATCGTTTACCGCACAGCCGGTTTCCGAAGCGGTGCCGGAGCCGAGCGCCGCGTTCCAGACTCCCATTGAAGTGCCGCAGCATAAGCAGCCCGCCGTCGTGCAGCCGCTGCGTGAAAGCGGCAGAATCGAAGTGATCGCCATCGGCATTTCTACCGGCGGACCGAACGCGCTGCGCGAAGTGTTCCGTGCGATCGATCCGGGATTATGTCAGCCCGTTTTGGTCGTGCAGCACATGCCGGCCGGTTTTACGGAAGAATTTGCAAACAGTCTGAATCATATTTGCCCGCTGGAAGTCAAAGAAGCGCACGACGGCGATCTGCTCAAACCGGGTCGTATCCTTATTGCGCCGGGCAATTATCATATGTTCGTGGAGCATAAATCGCTGGCGCAGGTGGTGCGGCTTTCGGACGCCGAGCAGCGCAACGGGCATCGCCCGTCGGTGGACGTGCTGTTTGAATCGGTTGCGGCCGTGTATCAGAATCGTGCGCTCGGCGTTATCATGACCGGTATGGGCCGCGACGGCGCCGCTCAGCTTGCGGAAATGCGCCGCCAAGGCGCGCGCACGCTCGGTCAGGATGAAAAAACGAGCGTCGTCTACGGTATGCCGAAAGTTGCGTGGGAATTAGGCGGCGTGCAGAAACAGGTACCGCTGCAGGATATGGCCGGCGAAATCAGCACTCTGGCGAAGGAGTATTGCTGA
- a CDS encoding TRAP transporter substrate-binding protein, which yields MLCKTYTAALLFCAAVLPLFAAGTKDRNKTSPENRIILRLADNQPDGYPTVTGDLAFARLVAERSGGRITIEVYNNGLLGDEKSVIEQVQFGGIDFCRVSISPLASFYPDLNVLQLPYLYRSSLHLWNVLNGEIGSFFLDAVNSSGFQGLCYFDSGARSFYTVGKPIRSVKDMKNLRIRVQESSLMMALVSALGAVPVPMRYEYVYEALRMRDIDGAENNFPSYDSSGHYEVARFFSVDEHTRVPEMLIASNMSLDKLSAPDRALILQAAKDASVIQIQAWADYEQSSRLRMQEAGCVILPIENVQEFAEAISPVYGALSETQRRLVAKIRAVED from the coding sequence ATGCTGTGTAAAACATATACCGCAGCGCTGCTGTTTTGTGCAGCAGTGCTGCCGCTGTTCGCCGCCGGTACGAAAGACCGGAACAAAACGTCTCCCGAAAACCGGATCATTTTACGGCTTGCGGATAATCAGCCAGACGGATATCCGACCGTTACCGGTGATCTGGCGTTCGCCCGATTGGTCGCCGAACGTTCCGGCGGCCGGATTACCATAGAAGTGTACAACAACGGTCTGCTCGGTGATGAAAAATCGGTTATCGAACAGGTACAATTCGGCGGAATCGATTTCTGCCGCGTTTCTATCTCTCCGCTCGCTTCTTTTTATCCCGATCTGAACGTGCTGCAGCTGCCGTATTTGTACCGCAGTTCGCTGCATTTGTGGAACGTTTTGAACGGCGAAATCGGTTCGTTTTTTCTCGACGCGGTTAATTCTTCCGGATTTCAGGGATTGTGCTATTTCGATTCCGGCGCCCGCAGCTTTTACACCGTCGGCAAGCCCATTCGCTCCGTCAAGGATATGAAAAACTTGCGGATTCGGGTGCAGGAATCGTCTCTGATGATGGCGCTCGTTTCGGCGCTCGGCGCGGTTCCCGTGCCGATGCGGTACGAATACGTGTACGAAGCGCTGCGGATGCGGGACATCGACGGTGCCGAAAACAATTTTCCGTCGTACGATTCCTCCGGTCATTACGAAGTTGCCCGGTTTTTTTCGGTCGACGAACACACCCGCGTTCCCGAAATGCTCATTGCGTCAAATATGTCTTTGGATAAATTGTCGGCGCCGGATCGCGCGCTCATTCTGCAGGCGGCGAAGGACGCTTCCGTTATCCAAATTCAGGCCTGGGCCGATTACGAGCAATCTTCCCGTTTAAGAATGCAGGAAGCCGGCTGCGTTATTCTTCCCATAGAAAACGTTCAGGAATTTGCCGAAGCAATATCGCCCGTGTACGGCGCGTTGAGCGAAACGCAGCGGCGGCTGGTTGCAAAGATTCGCGCCGTCGAAGATTAG
- a CDS encoding CheR family methyltransferase produces MTDLLTDAEFDLFRKVIYAESGITFSETNRSILDSRLKERLRETKLATVQEYYRLITSDKEEMKLLLDSVTTNLTRFFRNQPHFDAFERYIVPRLIEMKKTQVDKKIRVWSAGCSTGEEPYTIAMILKDILPSPYTFEITASDISLKSLMVGKQGFYPESRVGGIPDKYLKRFFTQTDAGYQVTDELMKTIRFDYHNLKYDSGARNLDVVFCRNVLIYFDEAAQLEVINRFWDAMAPYSFLFIGHSESLFGMNTKFEFLKTDWACLYQKNVQ; encoded by the coding sequence ATGACAGACTTACTTACAGACGCTGAATTCGACCTATTCCGTAAAGTTATTTATGCCGAGAGCGGAATTACTTTTTCAGAGACAAATAGATCAATTCTCGACAGCCGGCTGAAAGAACGACTGCGTGAAACGAAACTCGCCACCGTGCAGGAATATTACCGGCTCATCACTTCCGATAAAGAAGAAATGAAGCTGCTGCTCGATTCGGTGACGACCAATCTGACCCGGTTTTTCAGGAATCAACCGCATTTCGACGCGTTTGAACGGTATATCGTGCCGCGCCTGATTGAAATGAAAAAAACGCAGGTCGATAAAAAAATACGCGTGTGGAGCGCGGGCTGTTCCACCGGAGAAGAACCGTATACGATCGCGATGATTCTGAAAGACATTCTGCCTTCTCCGTACACCTTTGAGATCACCGCGTCCGACATTTCCCTGAAATCGCTTATGGTCGGCAAGCAGGGGTTTTATCCTGAGTCCCGCGTCGGCGGCATTCCCGATAAATATCTGAAACGTTTTTTTACCCAAACGGACGCCGGGTATCAGGTAACGGATGAATTGATGAAAACGATCCGCTTCGACTATCATAATCTCAAATATGATTCGGGTGCCCGCAATCTCGACGTCGTTTTCTGCCGCAACGTTCTCATTTATTTTGACGAGGCGGCGCAGCTTGAGGTTATAAACCGATTTTGGGACGCAATGGCGCCCTATTCGTTTCTTTTTATCGGTCATTCGGAATCGCTTTTCGGTATGAATACGAAATTCGAGTTTTTAAAAACGGACTGGGCTTGTTTATACCAGAAAAACGTACAGTAA
- a CDS encoding tetratricopeptide repeat protein yields the protein MKESPEMLNTRAIEFASRGEYPEAIACFKRALTMEHQNYLLWYNLGVTYRDAGKLLQAKDAVLTAFKMEPDDEEVLESLAHICFMLNEQDEALTFCAAGLALNRKNAHLWNNSGVIYFTRAEYDSACEAFEQAVTVDPTYYDALYNLRDTYKELGNKAGAEECTRRLKDLPCKGDFYA from the coding sequence ATGAAAGAGAGTCCTGAAATGCTGAACACCCGGGCGATAGAATTTGCTTCCCGCGGTGAATATCCGGAGGCGATCGCGTGTTTTAAACGGGCGCTCACCATGGAACATCAAAATTATCTGCTTTGGTATAATCTGGGCGTTACGTACCGCGACGCGGGCAAACTGCTTCAGGCGAAAGACGCCGTACTGACGGCGTTTAAAATGGAACCGGACGACGAAGAAGTGTTGGAATCACTGGCGCACATCTGTTTTATGCTGAACGAACAGGACGAAGCGCTTACGTTTTGCGCGGCGGGTCTTGCGCTCAACAGGAAAAACGCGCATCTGTGGAACAACAGCGGCGTCATTTATTTTACCCGTGCCGAATACGACAGTGCCTGTGAAGCTTTTGAACAGGCGGTGACCGTAGATCCGACCTACTACGACGCGCTGTACAATCTGCGCGACACGTATAAAGAACTGGGGAATAAAGCGGGTGCCGAAGAATGCACGCGGCGGCTGAAAGATCTCCCGTGCAAAGGTGATTTTTATGCGTGA
- a CDS encoding polyprenyl synthetase family protein, which produces MRYDYTMELQKIESVLQKNLPDAPGAGWNENIFGTLPGCVTEKHIEQLSSPCAALLKLGGKRWRPLLLTLCAAAAAGTEESPEAAYEITPLVEFVHTASLIHDDIEDCADTRRGMPAAHITWGIDTAINAGSWLYFTAAACLTNVPLPAERKLALYRLYAEELRRLHLGQAMDIAWHKDNTALPSVQEYEAMVRMKTGTLAALAAKAGTLVGGGTAEQESVMGNAAADIGVGFQILDDVLNLTTGNIGKKRGDDIVEGKKSLPVLIHLAEQPQDFDTIMACFTQARKDGIESPAVERCVTMLTASGAVAAAHTRARTLIRQACAKVTGLYPDSAAARKIDALFTSMLP; this is translated from the coding sequence ATGCGTTATGATTATACCATGGAACTGCAAAAAATTGAATCGGTTCTTCAAAAGAATTTACCGGACGCACCGGGCGCCGGCTGGAATGAAAACATATTCGGCACTTTGCCGGGCTGCGTGACGGAAAAGCACATAGAACAGCTTTCATCCCCGTGCGCAGCGCTGCTGAAGCTCGGCGGAAAAAGGTGGCGGCCGCTGCTTTTAACGCTCTGCGCGGCGGCGGCTGCCGGAACGGAAGAAAGTCCCGAAGCCGCGTATGAAATAACGCCGCTCGTGGAATTCGTTCACACGGCGAGTCTTATCCACGACGATATAGAAGACTGCGCGGACACCCGCCGGGGAATGCCGGCCGCGCACATCACCTGGGGAATCGACACGGCCATAAACGCCGGCTCCTGGCTGTATTTTACCGCGGCGGCCTGCCTTACGAACGTACCGCTGCCGGCGGAACGAAAACTCGCCTTGTACCGGCTGTACGCCGAAGAATTGCGGCGGCTGCACCTCGGTCAGGCGATGGATATCGCATGGCATAAAGACAACACCGCGCTGCCTTCCGTTCAGGAATACGAAGCGATGGTCCGCATGAAAACGGGAACGCTCGCCGCGCTCGCGGCAAAAGCCGGAACGCTCGTCGGCGGAGGAACTGCCGAACAGGAATCCGTTATGGGAAACGCGGCGGCGGACATCGGCGTCGGATTTCAAATTCTCGACGACGTATTGAATTTGACGACCGGCAATATCGGCAAAAAACGCGGCGACGATATCGTTGAAGGCAAAAAAAGTCTGCCGGTGCTGATTCACCTTGCCGAGCAGCCGCAGGATTTCGATACGATCATGGCGTGTTTTACGCAGGCCCGAAAAGACGGCATAGAATCTCCGGCTGTCGAACGATGCGTAACCATGCTTACCGCAAGCGGAGCCGTCGCCGCGGCGCACACCCGCGCCCGCACCCTGATACGGCAAGCGTGCGCAAAAGTAACCGGTTTGTATCCCGACTCCGCCGCCGCCCGTAAAATCGACGCGCTTTTTACGTCAATGCTGCCGTAA
- a CDS encoding SoxR reducing system RseC family protein: protein MREKACVLNFEKNTVWVTPLISDTCINCNRQSCAKRGTPFQATNPRKLELSCGDIVQIGSSPKAAALQGIFSLLVPVAAATAGYFLADPAAQLLQKTVTEGMRAAGVLGLLLLSTGIVFLLTRGRLNLTKPEIISVLNGSRQLSNTPSPEC from the coding sequence ATGCGTGAAAAAGCGTGCGTCCTCAACTTTGAAAAGAACACGGTGTGGGTTACGCCGCTTATCAGCGACACGTGCATAAACTGCAACCGGCAATCCTGCGCAAAACGCGGCACGCCGTTTCAGGCGACCAATCCGCGCAAGCTTGAACTTTCGTGCGGCGACATCGTGCAGATCGGTTCGTCGCCCAAAGCGGCGGCGCTGCAGGGAATCTTTTCACTGCTCGTGCCGGTTGCGGCCGCAACCGCCGGCTATTTTCTTGCCGATCCGGCAGCGCAACTGCTGCAGAAAACGGTTACGGAAGGAATGCGCGCGGCGGGCGTGCTCGGACTGCTGCTGCTCTCTACCGGAATCGTCTTTCTGCTTACCAGAGGTAGACTGAATCTGACGAAGCCGGAAATCATTTCGGTACTGAACGGCTCGCGGCAGCTCAGCAATACTCCTTCGCCAGAGTGCTGA
- the rny gene encoding ribonuclease Y — translation MISLVFWIGLPVAGIVLGWTIRWLYARFQLSASEQRAERIKQDAIKEAEAQKKEILLEAKDQLIREQKQQERENRERRSDLQRMERRLMQKEEALDKRNEDMDKQEQELAARAQKMTERETVLLSEEERYRQELERISGLSAEEAKNLIIQNLENEARHDAQAMLNKIEQEAQLSSEKKARDILVTTIQRIATETTGDITVATVSLPSDEMKGRIIGREGRNIRTLETLTGVDIIIDDTPEAVVISCFDPVRKEIAKVALERLISDGRIHPARIEEIVQKVTREIQQKIYEEGEKVLFDLGIHNMNQEGVRALGRLYFRTSYGQNVLTHSKEVAIIAGMLAAEIGVNRDLAKRAAVLHDIGKGAENDSDQNHAEVGMDMARKMGEDARVINAVGAHHNDVEPTSIEAIIVQIADAISAARPGARRETIDNYVKRLENLEAIAENFGGVEKAYAIQAGRELRVLVNNEKIPDQDVKELARKIAKQIENDLRYPGRIKITMIRETRIIEYAR, via the coding sequence ATGATATCTTTAGTGTTTTGGATAGGGCTCCCTGTTGCGGGAATTGTTCTTGGATGGACTATTCGCTGGCTGTACGCCAGATTTCAATTATCTGCATCCGAACAGAGAGCGGAGCGGATAAAACAGGACGCTATAAAAGAAGCGGAAGCACAGAAAAAAGAAATTTTACTAGAAGCGAAAGATCAACTCATTCGGGAACAAAAGCAGCAGGAGCGGGAAAACCGTGAACGCCGGAGCGATTTGCAGAGGATGGAGCGCCGCCTCATGCAAAAAGAAGAGGCGCTCGATAAACGGAACGAAGACATGGATAAGCAGGAGCAGGAACTGGCTGCGCGCGCTCAGAAAATGACCGAGCGCGAAACGGTTCTGCTGAGCGAGGAAGAGCGGTACCGTCAGGAACTGGAACGCATTTCCGGACTTTCCGCCGAAGAAGCAAAAAACCTGATTATCCAGAATCTCGAAAACGAAGCGCGCCACGACGCGCAGGCGATGCTGAACAAAATCGAACAGGAAGCGCAGCTTTCTTCCGAAAAAAAAGCCCGCGATATTCTGGTAACGACGATCCAGCGCATCGCAACCGAAACTACGGGCGACATCACCGTCGCAACGGTATCTCTGCCGAGCGATGAAATGAAAGGCCGTATTATCGGACGGGAAGGACGCAACATCCGTACGCTCGAAACGCTGACCGGCGTCGACATCATTATCGACGACACGCCGGAAGCCGTCGTCATTTCGTGTTTCGATCCGGTGCGCAAGGAAATTGCGAAAGTAGCGCTGGAACGGCTGATTTCCGACGGACGCATACACCCCGCCCGCATAGAAGAAATCGTGCAGAAAGTAACGCGCGAAATACAGCAGAAAATTTACGAAGAAGGTGAAAAAGTACTGTTCGACCTCGGTATTCACAACATGAATCAGGAGGGCGTGCGCGCGCTGGGACGGCTGTATTTCAGAACCAGCTACGGGCAGAACGTACTCACGCACTCGAAAGAAGTCGCAATCATCGCGGGTATGCTCGCGGCCGAAATCGGCGTAAACCGTGATTTGGCGAAGCGCGCCGCGGTGCTGCACGATATCGGAAAAGGTGCGGAAAACGATTCCGATCAGAACCACGCGGAAGTGGGTATGGATATGGCGCGTAAAATGGGAGAAGACGCACGCGTTATCAACGCGGTCGGCGCTCACCACAACGACGTAGAACCGACGAGCATCGAAGCCATTATCGTTCAGATTGCCGACGCGATTTCGGCCGCCCGTCCGGGCGCGCGCCGTGAGACGATCGACAATTACGTAAAGCGGCTTGAAAACCTTGAAGCGATTGCAGAAAACTTCGGCGGCGTTGAAAAAGCATACGCCATACAGGCCGGCCGCGAACTGCGCGTTCTGGTCAACAACGAAAAGATTCCCGATCAGGACGTTAAAGAACTGGCGCGGAAAATTGCAAAACAGATTGAAAACGATTTACGGTATCCGGGCAGAATAAAAATAACGATGATACGCGAAACGCGCATTATCGAATACGCACGGTAA
- a CDS encoding M23 family metallopeptidase, with protein MKLTLRKKYVCVAAAVAAVGVSFAIFSAVSRHSIRTGQGGFETAFMPIMQDGQIVTDGDDVSADMVFPESDVSVSDGSLSYSVYRVKSGDMIGVIAEQFGLTQDTIISVNNIRQSRLLQIGQYLKIPSMPGILYTVREDGEVLDSVAQKYRISAEKCAEVNNVSLETSLSAGTTLFLPEAELDWVTRQEINGDLFSRPLKTKYYFSSYYGWRQSPFTGARSFHSGIDMAAPRGTPVYAALSGTVVQAGWSNTYGNYVQIKHHSGYQTLYGHLDKILVSKGAYVYTTTKIGLVGSSGLSTGNHLHFTVYKNGKTVNPQNLWN; from the coding sequence TTGAAGTTGACATTGCGCAAAAAATACGTGTGCGTTGCGGCAGCCGTTGCCGCGGTGGGAGTCTCTTTCGCGATCTTTTCCGCGGTTTCCCGGCATTCGATCAGAACGGGGCAGGGCGGTTTTGAAACCGCTTTTATGCCGATCATGCAGGACGGTCAAATCGTTACCGACGGGGACGACGTTTCCGCCGATATGGTTTTTCCCGAATCGGACGTTTCCGTTTCGGACGGTTCTCTTTCCTATTCCGTATATCGGGTGAAATCCGGCGATATGATCGGCGTTATCGCCGAACAGTTCGGCTTGACGCAGGATACGATTATCAGCGTAAACAATATCAGACAGTCGCGTCTGCTTCAAATAGGGCAGTATTTGAAAATTCCCTCCATGCCGGGAATTTTATATACCGTGCGGGAAGACGGCGAGGTGCTTGATTCGGTTGCGCAGAAATATCGCATTTCCGCTGAAAAATGTGCGGAAGTCAACAACGTTTCGCTTGAAACATCCCTTTCGGCGGGAACGACGCTGTTTTTGCCCGAAGCCGAGCTGGATTGGGTTACCCGGCAGGAGATCAACGGCGATTTGTTCAGCCGGCCGCTCAAAACCAAATATTATTTTTCATCGTATTACGGCTGGCGGCAAAGTCCGTTTACCGGTGCCCGGTCGTTTCACAGCGGTATCGACATGGCCGCTCCGCGGGGAACTCCCGTTTACGCGGCGCTGAGCGGCACGGTCGTTCAGGCGGGATGGAGCAATACGTACGGAAACTATGTCCAGATCAAGCACCATTCCGGTTATCAGACGCTGTACGGTCATTTGGATAAAATTCTCGTTTCAAAGGGTGCCTACGTGTATACGACGACGAAGATCGGCTTGGTGGGCAGTTCCGGTTTAAGTACGGGAAACCACCTGCATTTTACCGTTTATAAAAACGGCAAAACGGTGAATCCTCAAAATTTGTGGAACTAA